Proteins encoded in a region of the Moritella marina ATCC 15381 genome:
- the clpS gene encoding ATP-dependent Clp protease adapter ClpS — protein sequence MSKLDELIDFKTSIESEQELKPPSFYKVFLNNDDYTPMDFVVDVLQRFFSMDIDKANQIMLTVHYRGRGVCGVFTADIAETKVSQVMQYAKDNEQSLLCTMEQA from the coding sequence ATGAGTAAGTTAGATGAACTGATTGATTTCAAAACAAGTATAGAAAGTGAGCAAGAGTTAAAACCACCTTCATTTTACAAAGTGTTTTTGAATAATGATGACTATACTCCAATGGATTTCGTTGTAGATGTACTGCAAAGGTTTTTTTCTATGGATATAGATAAGGCTAACCAAATCATGTTAACTGTTCATTATCGGGGCAGGGGTGTTTGTGGTGTATTTACGGCTGATATAGCGGAAACAAAAGTATCACAGGTAATGCAATATGCAAAAGACAACGAACAGTCCTTATTATGTACCATGGAACAAGCATAA
- the cspD gene encoding cold shock domain-containing protein CspD has protein sequence MATGTVKWFNNAKGFGFICPESGGDDVFAHFSIIQMDGYRTLKAGQLVDYEIDQGPKGSHAISISAHEASDIK, from the coding sequence ATGGCAACCGGTACGGTTAAATGGTTCAATAATGCTAAGGGATTCGGCTTCATTTGCCCAGAGTCTGGTGGTGATGATGTGTTCGCACACTTTTCAATTATACAGATGGATGGATACCGAACGTTAAAAGCGGGACAGCTGGTAGATTATGAAATTGACCAAGGACCAAAAGGCTCACACGCGATTTCTATTTCGGCGCATGAGGCAAGCGACATAAAATAA
- a CDS encoding hybrid sensor histidine kinase/response regulator → MLNTVSIKKRLIILLLCPLLLLTLLIGDRVSESVSTLNQLDKLKYRLELLTESQNLNALLHNMRVNALASDAVTPIDELNAFTASVNRLKQLAPLALQDSGAAVDLLSDLEGVEEEFIDIAAADVNDWSSWISDSTSQLLFILEKNSLDIKDNEIESNIEVLYQLQWLYFWANEENWYINLIVRDIGLDIKPLLQPIVERQQLFIERFISISADNNQISLLQSTFSDQVFTDSYALRSLIQNGHFKATNNYDISALDKRLVLINQVVSNVGANLSVKIKAKVAEAKMHVMAFSIFITALLLCASYLGWMLIQRIIGNLKEIITTLTRIENSHDYSLKISIDGKDEFSAFAKMLNKLIEERYINERHIIQAKESAEQANVAKSSFLANMSHEIRTPLNGVIGMSNILSSTKLTPTQQDYLAIIENSSQTLLILINDILDFSKIESGHLAISHHNCNLREVVYDTVAIVIPSAAFKHLDLVVNIDAELPDDLLLDEHRLRQVLMNLLSNAVKFTNSGAVCLTLKCKQLANNRAELYFSVADTGTGIEADKQKKIFEPFTQEDGTITREFGGTGLGLAISTQLVELMGGQIDINSGKGKGSDFFFTIEADIAVDIRTQKFVETNTQIIVITNEIDSSVKIQAELLRSDITDVVSIAYMQDLLHHLAGNVLDENAEQVIIYCQKSIQLTLKEIDFLNKLKLKHAFVVVQSHKDEKYDFDHRIDGLVTTPLLGNRLLNTIQAALVNKLESFGGKENAAGVLLEQGKAKQVSVESDSTDTGIDSSIDNSADNSINNLILIVEDNLINQKVATLLLKQCGYDSHIANNGEEAVTKVTSGEFKYKAILMDCMMPIMDGFTATEHIREWEVSSATTPTPIIALTASVLDADIQRCFDVGMDDYVPKPFKKDLLMDKIDRLAKVA, encoded by the coding sequence ATGCTAAATACGGTATCGATCAAAAAACGGCTAATCATTTTATTATTATGCCCTTTATTATTACTCACGTTGTTGATTGGCGATCGAGTCAGTGAGTCTGTTTCAACATTAAACCAACTTGATAAATTAAAATACCGATTGGAGTTGTTAACCGAGTCTCAAAATTTGAATGCGCTATTACACAATATGAGAGTTAATGCGTTAGCAAGTGATGCCGTTACACCGATAGATGAGTTGAATGCATTCACAGCATCGGTGAATAGATTAAAGCAATTAGCCCCGCTAGCGCTGCAGGATAGTGGTGCTGCAGTTGATTTATTATCTGATCTTGAAGGTGTCGAGGAAGAGTTTATTGACATTGCTGCTGCTGATGTCAATGATTGGTCAAGCTGGATATCAGATTCAACAAGTCAGTTACTTTTTATTCTTGAAAAAAATAGCCTTGATATTAAGGATAATGAGATTGAAAGTAATATTGAGGTATTATATCAATTGCAATGGCTTTACTTTTGGGCCAATGAAGAAAATTGGTACATCAACTTAATCGTCAGAGATATTGGCCTGGATATAAAGCCTCTATTACAGCCAATCGTCGAAAGACAGCAGCTTTTTATCGAACGCTTTATTTCCATTAGTGCTGACAACAACCAAATATCACTATTGCAAAGTACATTTTCAGATCAAGTATTCACAGACAGTTATGCATTACGCAGCTTGATTCAAAACGGACACTTTAAAGCAACAAATAATTACGACATATCAGCGTTGGATAAACGCTTGGTCTTAATAAACCAAGTTGTGTCAAATGTTGGGGCTAATTTATCAGTCAAAATTAAAGCCAAGGTTGCTGAAGCTAAAATGCATGTGATGGCCTTTTCAATTTTTATTACCGCATTATTACTCTGTGCGTCTTACTTAGGTTGGATGTTAATACAACGGATTATTGGTAATTTAAAAGAAATTATTACCACGTTAACGCGTATTGAAAACAGCCATGATTATTCCCTTAAAATAAGCATCGATGGCAAAGATGAATTTAGTGCGTTTGCAAAAATGCTTAATAAGCTCATTGAAGAGCGCTACATTAATGAAAGGCATATTATTCAAGCTAAGGAGTCAGCAGAACAGGCCAATGTGGCGAAAAGCTCATTCTTGGCCAACATGTCTCATGAAATTAGAACGCCACTCAATGGTGTCATCGGTATGTCCAATATTTTATCGAGCACAAAACTAACACCGACCCAGCAAGACTATCTCGCGATCATTGAAAATTCGTCACAAACGTTACTAATATTAATTAACGACATTCTTGATTTTTCAAAAATTGAATCTGGCCACTTAGCTATCTCACATCATAATTGTAATTTACGCGAAGTTGTTTACGACACCGTCGCGATTGTTATCCCGAGTGCGGCATTCAAACACCTAGACCTTGTTGTTAATATCGATGCTGAGTTACCTGATGATCTATTACTTGATGAGCATCGATTGCGCCAAGTGTTAATGAATCTACTGTCTAATGCTGTTAAATTTACGAATAGCGGTGCGGTTTGTTTAACACTCAAGTGTAAACAATTGGCTAATAACCGCGCCGAGTTGTATTTTTCTGTTGCTGATACTGGTACTGGTATTGAAGCAGATAAACAAAAGAAAATTTTTGAACCCTTTACCCAAGAAGACGGCACAATTACCCGTGAATTTGGTGGTACTGGTTTAGGACTAGCCATTAGCACACAATTAGTTGAATTGATGGGTGGACAAATTGATATTAATTCAGGGAAAGGTAAGGGGAGTGATTTCTTCTTCACGATTGAGGCTGATATTGCTGTAGACATTAGAACGCAGAAATTTGTAGAAACGAATACTCAAATTATCGTGATCACAAATGAAATCGATTCAAGTGTGAAAATACAAGCTGAATTATTACGTAGTGATATAACGGACGTTGTATCGATAGCGTATATGCAGGATCTCCTTCACCATTTAGCCGGTAATGTATTAGATGAAAACGCAGAACAAGTGATAATCTACTGTCAAAAAAGCATTCAACTAACGTTAAAAGAAATCGATTTTTTAAACAAACTTAAGCTTAAGCATGCGTTTGTAGTCGTGCAGTCTCATAAAGACGAGAAATATGATTTTGACCATCGTATTGATGGCTTAGTGACAACACCGTTACTTGGTAACCGTCTATTAAACACAATTCAAGCCGCGCTGGTTAATAAACTTGAATCTTTCGGCGGTAAAGAAAATGCAGCAGGCGTTTTATTAGAACAGGGTAAGGCTAAACAGGTAAGTGTTGAGAGTGATAGCACCGATACTGGTATTGACAGCAGTATTGATAACAGTGCCGATAATAGTATTAATAATCTGATACTTATTGTAGAAGATAATTTGATTAATCAAAAAGTAGCGACACTCTTGCTTAAGCAGTGTGGTTACGACAGTCACATCGCCAACAACGGTGAGGAAGCTGTCACGAAAGTGACGTCTGGTGAATTCAAATATAAAGCAATCTTAATGGATTGTATGATGCCGATTATGGATGGTTTTACTGCAACTGAACACATCCGAGAGTGGGAGGTGTCATCTGCAACAACACCAACGCCGATCATAGCATTGACGGCGAGTGTACTTGACGCTGATATACAACGTTGCTTTGATGTTGGTATGGACGATTATGTACCGAAACCGTTTAAGAAGGATTTACTTATGGACAAAATAGATCGACTCGCAAAAGTTGCTTAA
- the clpA gene encoding ATP-dependent Clp protease ATP-binding subunit ClpA, whose product MLSKDLEITLNEAFKTARENRHEFMTVEHLLVSLLSNKSASEAIKGCSGDIDAIRDELLLFLEQTTPILPESDEDRETQPTLGFQRVLQRAVFHVQSSGNNEVTGANVLVAIFSEQESQAAYILKKSGMSRLDVINFISHGIRKNDEEPHVEDNQDASEQATNDSEDQSTKLENFSTNLNKSVVEGRIDPLIGREEELNRTIQILCRRRKNNPLLVGEAGVGKTAIAEGLAYRIVHEEVPDVMKNTQVFSLDLGALLAGTKYRGDFEKRFKSLLKQLQKHDDAILFIDEIHTIIGAGAASGGQLDAANLIKPLLSNGTLRCIGSTTYSEYSQIFEKDSALARRFQKVDVIEPSIDDTVKILQGLKSRYEEHHDVRYTAKALRAATELSAKYINERQLPDKAIDVMDEAGAKQRLLPVNKRKKTIGISEIESIVAKMARIPEKSVSSNDRDVLKNLERNLKMVVFGQDPAIEVLTDAIRLSRSGLGAESKPIGSFLFAGPTGVGKTEVTQRLAKIMGVDLIRFDMSEYMERHTVSRLIGAPPGYVGYDQGGLLTDAVIKQPHAVVLLDEIEKAHPDVFNLLLQVMDNGTLTDNNGRKADFRNIILVMTTNAGATETVRQSIGFKEQDNNSDALGEVNKLFAPEFRNRLDNIIWFNHLDMDVIHMVVDKFLVELEAQLDDKQVALNVSNDARKWLANKGYDKTMGARPMARVIQDKIKRNLANEILFGKLSNGGAVDIQLKDDELAFTFTDVKVTATTET is encoded by the coding sequence ATGTTAAGCAAAGATCTAGAAATTACGCTGAATGAAGCGTTTAAAACTGCACGTGAAAATCGTCATGAGTTCATGACGGTCGAACATCTACTGGTTTCACTACTAAGTAACAAGTCTGCCAGCGAAGCAATTAAAGGCTGCTCTGGTGATATAGACGCTATTCGTGATGAACTACTCCTCTTTTTAGAACAAACGACACCTATTTTACCTGAATCTGACGAAGATCGAGAGACGCAGCCTACACTTGGTTTCCAACGCGTTTTGCAACGCGCAGTGTTTCATGTGCAATCGTCAGGTAATAACGAAGTAACAGGGGCCAATGTACTTGTTGCTATTTTCAGTGAGCAAGAGTCCCAAGCGGCCTATATTTTAAAAAAATCAGGCATGAGTCGTCTTGATGTGATTAATTTTATCTCACACGGTATTCGCAAAAATGATGAAGAACCGCATGTTGAAGACAATCAAGATGCTTCAGAACAAGCAACTAATGACAGCGAAGATCAATCAACAAAATTAGAAAATTTCTCAACCAATTTGAATAAGTCAGTTGTTGAGGGACGTATTGACCCATTAATTGGACGTGAAGAAGAACTAAACCGTACTATTCAAATTTTGTGTCGACGTCGTAAAAATAATCCATTATTGGTTGGTGAAGCAGGTGTTGGTAAAACAGCGATTGCGGAAGGTCTTGCGTACAGAATTGTGCATGAAGAAGTGCCAGATGTAATGAAAAATACGCAGGTATTTTCACTTGATCTTGGTGCGTTGCTTGCTGGTACTAAATACCGTGGCGATTTTGAAAAACGTTTTAAATCGTTATTGAAACAGCTACAGAAACATGATGATGCTATTTTATTTATTGATGAAATACACACTATCATCGGAGCTGGTGCTGCGTCTGGTGGACAACTTGATGCTGCGAACTTAATCAAGCCGCTACTTAGTAACGGTACGCTACGTTGTATCGGTTCAACAACATATTCTGAATACAGCCAAATTTTTGAGAAAGACAGCGCCCTTGCCCGACGTTTCCAAAAAGTGGACGTAATAGAACCTTCTATCGACGACACAGTTAAGATCCTACAAGGACTTAAATCTCGTTACGAAGAGCATCATGATGTTCGTTATACCGCGAAAGCACTTCGTGCCGCGACTGAATTATCTGCAAAATACATTAATGAACGTCAACTACCTGATAAAGCAATTGATGTAATGGATGAAGCGGGTGCTAAACAGCGCTTACTACCTGTTAATAAGCGTAAGAAAACGATTGGTATTAGTGAGATCGAATCGATTGTGGCGAAGATGGCGCGTATACCAGAAAAATCAGTCTCTTCGAATGATCGAGATGTCCTTAAGAACTTAGAGCGTAATCTGAAAATGGTTGTGTTTGGTCAAGACCCTGCGATTGAAGTATTGACTGATGCGATCCGTTTATCACGTTCAGGCCTAGGTGCTGAAAGTAAACCAATAGGTTCGTTCTTATTTGCAGGACCTACTGGTGTTGGTAAAACAGAGGTAACTCAGCGTTTAGCCAAAATTATGGGTGTTGATCTGATCCGCTTTGATATGTCGGAGTATATGGAACGTCATACCGTATCACGTTTAATCGGTGCTCCTCCTGGTTATGTTGGTTATGATCAAGGTGGTTTATTAACTGATGCTGTTATTAAGCAACCACATGCTGTTGTGCTTCTAGATGAAATCGAAAAAGCCCATCCTGATGTGTTTAACTTGCTGTTGCAAGTGATGGATAACGGTACGTTAACCGATAATAATGGTCGTAAAGCTGATTTCCGTAATATTATCCTTGTGATGACGACAAATGCGGGTGCAACAGAAACAGTACGTCAGTCTATTGGTTTTAAAGAGCAAGACAATAATAGTGATGCGCTTGGCGAAGTGAATAAGTTATTTGCGCCTGAATTCCGTAACCGTTTAGATAATATCATTTGGTTTAATCATTTAGATATGGATGTGATTCATATGGTGGTTGATAAGTTCTTAGTTGAATTAGAAGCCCAATTAGATGATAAACAAGTCGCATTGAATGTGTCAAACGATGCTCGAAAATGGTTAGCGAATAAGGGTTATGACAAGACCATGGGGGCACGACCAATGGCGCGTGTTATTCAGGATAAAATCAAGCGTAACTTAGCGAATGAAATATTGTTTGGTAAATTGTCAAATGGCGGCGCGGTTGACATTCAGTTGAAAGACGATGAATTAGCTTTTACCTTTACAGATGTTAAGGTTACAGCAACAACAGAAACATAA
- the rluF gene encoding 23S rRNA pseudouridine(2604) synthase RluF gives MTQQDIKLTRLNKYISDTGYCSRREADRLIEQGRVTINGKIPEMGTKVSDDDVVSVNGKPVKEKQKRIYIALNKPAGITCTTERHIQGNVIDLIDYNTRIFPIGRLDKPSEGLIFLTNDGDIVNKILRAGNAHEKEYMVKVDSTVTDRFLKDMARGVPILDTVTKPCKVTREGRFEFKIILTQGLNQQIRRMCEHFGFQVKSLTRTRIMNIDMQGLKTGDWRLLTDKEMAEINSMVESSSSTEEASDYGQEKPKTKSQHSKRGVNSAARQKRFGYGDYAATPGQVESDAPATDFWSDNQQEASTSVDEQDDSTTNFWTENAKANASVIEESNHVVEDNSASFSDEQIASRARFESAQKRKSHKKPATRFSIIADREKAKLANAKSEPAAPRVKGTLTLKKK, from the coding sequence ATGACACAACAAGACATCAAACTAACACGACTTAATAAATACATCAGTGACACGGGTTACTGTTCTCGCCGTGAGGCTGACCGCTTGATTGAACAAGGTCGCGTAACCATTAATGGTAAAATTCCAGAAATGGGCACTAAAGTGTCAGATGATGATGTGGTATCTGTAAACGGTAAGCCTGTTAAAGAAAAGCAAAAGCGCATTTATATTGCTTTAAACAAACCAGCAGGCATTACGTGTACAACAGAACGTCACATACAAGGTAATGTAATTGATCTGATTGATTACAACACGCGAATATTCCCAATTGGTCGACTTGATAAGCCTTCAGAAGGTCTTATCTTTTTAACCAACGACGGTGATATCGTAAATAAGATATTACGTGCTGGTAACGCGCACGAAAAAGAATACATGGTTAAAGTTGATAGCACAGTGACTGACCGATTCTTAAAAGACATGGCTCGCGGTGTACCGATCCTCGATACAGTGACTAAACCGTGTAAAGTAACGCGTGAAGGTCGCTTTGAATTTAAGATCATTTTAACGCAAGGTCTTAACCAACAGATCCGTCGCATGTGTGAACATTTTGGATTCCAAGTTAAATCACTAACGCGTACACGTATCATGAATATTGATATGCAAGGTTTAAAAACCGGTGACTGGCGTTTACTTACTGATAAAGAAATGGCTGAAATAAACAGCATGGTTGAAAGCTCTAGCAGTACTGAAGAAGCGTCAGACTATGGCCAAGAAAAACCGAAAACAAAAAGTCAGCACTCGAAACGTGGTGTGAATAGTGCAGCACGCCAGAAACGCTTTGGTTATGGTGATTACGCAGCAACACCTGGACAAGTTGAAAGTGATGCCCCAGCGACAGACTTTTGGTCTGATAACCAGCAAGAGGCAAGTACTAGCGTTGATGAGCAGGATGATTCAACAACTAATTTTTGGACTGAAAACGCAAAAGCGAATGCCAGTGTGATTGAAGAATCAAATCACGTTGTAGAAGATAACTCCGCGTCTTTTTCGGATGAGCAAATCGCTTCAAGAGCGCGTTTCGAATCAGCTCAAAAGCGTAAAAGTCATAAAAAACCAGCGACGCGTTTTAGTATTATCGCCGACCGTGAAAAAGCAAAGCTTGCGAATGCTAAGTCGGAACCAGCAGCGCCACGTGTTAAAGGTACTTTAACGTTGAAAAAGAAGTAA
- a CDS encoding CvfB family protein yields MAELGKLNTLEIIKETGSGFYLDGGVLGEILLPFTNSPLDIDIGDELEVFIYLDSEDRIIATTQKVLGAVGEFVMLKVKQVNNVGAFLDWGLDKDLLVPYSEQRTPLQVGREYLVAIYLDRIHGRITATTKLDRHVDNVPARYKIHEEVEITPVDPTELGYKVIVNNTHWGVVYKNEMFKKLNRGEKQKAYIQKVREDGKIDILLNEPGHGKVSDFSQVLLSELNKHGGFMPVTDKTDPETISRLFGVSKKTFKSAVGQLFKKGIIDIVKTGNVGLQVKDTE; encoded by the coding sequence ATGGCAGAATTAGGTAAGTTAAATACCTTAGAAATTATCAAAGAAACTGGATCAGGTTTCTACCTGGACGGCGGTGTATTAGGCGAAATTCTATTACCTTTTACAAACTCACCATTGGATATAGATATCGGTGATGAGCTTGAGGTATTTATCTACCTTGATTCAGAAGATCGTATCATTGCAACAACGCAAAAAGTACTTGGTGCGGTTGGCGAATTCGTCATGCTAAAAGTTAAACAAGTAAACAACGTTGGTGCATTCCTTGATTGGGGTTTAGATAAGGACTTGTTAGTACCTTATAGCGAACAACGTACTCCACTACAAGTTGGTCGTGAATACCTTGTTGCTATCTATTTAGATCGAATCCACGGTCGTATTACAGCAACAACAAAACTTGATCGCCATGTAGACAATGTACCTGCACGTTACAAGATCCACGAAGAAGTTGAAATCACGCCAGTTGATCCAACAGAGCTTGGTTACAAAGTGATCGTAAACAATACCCATTGGGGTGTTGTTTATAAAAACGAAATGTTTAAGAAATTAAACCGTGGTGAAAAACAAAAAGCATATATCCAAAAAGTACGTGAAGACGGCAAAATTGATATCCTGCTTAACGAACCTGGTCACGGTAAAGTATCAGACTTTAGCCAAGTGTTATTATCAGAGCTAAATAAACACGGTGGTTTTATGCCGGTGACTGATAAAACAGATCCTGAAACAATCTCACGCTTATTTGGTGTTAGTAAGAAGACATTCAAAAGCGCAGTTGGTCAATTATTCAAGAAAGGTATCATTGATATTGTTAAGACGGGTAACGTTGGCTTACAAGTTAAAGACACTGAATAA